Proteins encoded in a region of the Geoanaerobacter pelophilus genome:
- the murD gene encoding UDP-N-acetylmuramoyl-L-alanine--D-glutamate ligase, which translates to MNLSGKKILVVGVARTGVAVCHFLVKQGAEVTITDMKQGAALEPFLTQLDGLKLQMELGCHKVESFLAADYIVVSPGVPMDIQPLQMARAANRPIISEIELASWFITEPIIAITGTNGKTTTTTLTGEICRKAGFATFVGGNIGNPLIELVDSQEKVERVVVELSSFQLEAIDRFRPKVAVLLNITEDHLDRYRSYQEYIDAKVRIFMNQTSDDYALLNLDDPLVAALAGSMKGRVVWMSQCRELEQGIFHKDGTIVFRWDGREEVISTAAFRIKGVHNTENIMASLAAAMLTGCPAALAQKGVEEFRGLPHRMELVREVNGVGWYEDSKATNVGSVEKALASFNDITWIAGGKDKGGSYLPLANLVKERVRCMILIGEAKERIAHELGEYAETRMAATLEEAVNLAAAVTVPGGVVLFSPACSSFDMFRDYEDRAEQFKALVRGIPEAGTR; encoded by the coding sequence ATGAATCTTTCAGGTAAAAAAATACTGGTGGTCGGAGTAGCCCGAACCGGCGTTGCGGTGTGTCACTTTCTCGTGAAGCAGGGGGCCGAGGTAACAATCACTGACATGAAGCAGGGGGCGGCTCTGGAGCCATTTCTGACGCAGCTTGACGGGTTGAAGCTTCAGATGGAGCTAGGGTGCCACAAGGTTGAATCGTTTCTTGCCGCCGATTACATCGTGGTGAGCCCCGGTGTGCCTATGGATATACAGCCGCTGCAGATGGCGCGGGCCGCTAACCGGCCGATCATCAGCGAAATTGAACTTGCCAGCTGGTTTATCACGGAACCGATCATTGCCATCACCGGCACCAACGGCAAAACCACCACCACCACCCTGACCGGCGAAATCTGCCGGAAAGCCGGGTTTGCGACGTTTGTCGGTGGCAATATCGGCAATCCCCTGATCGAACTTGTCGACAGCCAGGAGAAGGTCGAGCGGGTCGTGGTCGAGCTGTCATCGTTTCAGTTGGAGGCGATCGACCGGTTCCGGCCCAAGGTCGCGGTGCTGCTGAACATCACGGAAGATCACCTGGACCGTTATCGCAGCTACCAGGAATACATTGATGCCAAGGTCCGGATCTTCATGAACCAGACCAGTGACGATTACGCGCTCTTGAATCTTGACGATCCACTGGTTGCCGCTCTTGCCGGTTCCATGAAGGGTCGCGTTGTCTGGATGAGCCAGTGCCGCGAACTCGAACAGGGGATCTTCCACAAGGACGGGACAATTGTCTTCCGCTGGGATGGCCGGGAAGAGGTCATCTCCACTGCGGCATTCCGAATTAAAGGGGTACACAATACCGAAAACATCATGGCCTCGCTTGCCGCTGCCATGCTCACCGGTTGCCCTGCCGCTCTGGCACAGAAGGGTGTAGAGGAATTCCGGGGGCTGCCGCACCGGATGGAGCTGGTCAGAGAAGTGAACGGGGTCGGCTGGTACGAAGACAGCAAGGCCACGAATGTCGGCAGTGTCGAAAAAGCGCTGGCCAGCTTCAACGACATCACCTGGATAGCTGGCGGCAAGGACAAGGGGGGATCGTACCTGCCCCTTGCCAATCTGGTAAAGGAGCGGGTCCGCTGCATGATCTTGATCGGTGAGGCCAAGGAGCGGATTGCCCACGAGCTCGGCGAGTACGCGGAAACAAGAATGGCTGCTACCCTTGAGGAGGCCGTCAACCTGGCAGCTGCGGTTACCGTCCCCGGAGGGGTCGTGCTGTTCTCGCCTGCTTGTTCCAGTTTCGACATGTTTCGCGATTACGAGGACAGGGCCGAGCAGTTCAAGGCTCTTGTCAGGGGCATCCCCGAGGCAGGGACCAGATGA
- the ftsW gene encoding putative lipid II flippase FtsW: MKRLASCDIVILLMVVALTCFGVVMVYSASSVMAAKKYHDGFYFLKRQGIFALVGFSIMYGVMQIDYHLWKKLAVPALIGCLVLMVFVLIPGIGGSAGGAARWIRLPGFSLQPSEMAKIALIIYMAYSLEKKQDRVKFFSSGFLPYMVVLAVLLLLLLKQPDLGAALTLGAVAVIMLFAAGTRPTYIISMFLIALPFLYFLVMNVDYRRRRVLAFLNPWDDPSNSGFQIIQSWLAFGAGGVLGQGLGEGKQKLFYLPEAHTDFILSVVGEELGLIGVLVIASMFFLLVWRSIRVALGAEDTFGRFLAFGIAVLLGIEAFVNMGVVTGMLPTKGLALPFISYGGSSLLITLFAMGILLNISTRMRGTP, encoded by the coding sequence ATGAAACGGCTTGCGTCGTGCGATATCGTTATCCTGCTGATGGTCGTGGCGCTTACCTGCTTCGGCGTGGTCATGGTGTACTCGGCCTCATCGGTGATGGCTGCCAAAAAATATCACGATGGCTTTTATTTTCTCAAACGGCAGGGGATCTTTGCCCTGGTCGGGTTCAGTATCATGTATGGAGTGATGCAGATCGACTATCATCTCTGGAAAAAGCTCGCTGTTCCGGCGCTTATCGGCTGCCTGGTCCTGATGGTTTTCGTGTTGATACCGGGAATCGGCGGGAGTGCTGGAGGGGCGGCGCGCTGGATAAGGCTGCCCGGCTTCTCGCTGCAGCCGTCAGAGATGGCCAAGATTGCTCTGATCATATACATGGCCTATTCCCTGGAAAAGAAGCAGGACCGGGTAAAGTTCTTTTCGAGCGGCTTTTTGCCATATATGGTAGTGCTGGCTGTGCTGCTGCTCCTCCTGCTCAAGCAGCCGGACCTGGGGGCTGCTTTGACGCTGGGCGCAGTTGCCGTGATCATGCTTTTTGCGGCAGGCACACGACCGACCTACATTATTTCCATGTTCCTCATTGCCTTGCCATTTCTCTACTTCCTGGTCATGAACGTCGATTATCGACGCAGGCGGGTACTGGCATTTCTTAACCCTTGGGACGACCCGTCAAACAGCGGCTTTCAGATCATTCAGTCGTGGCTGGCGTTCGGCGCCGGGGGCGTGCTTGGCCAGGGGCTGGGAGAGGGGAAGCAGAAGCTCTTTTACCTGCCCGAGGCTCACACCGATTTCATCCTTTCCGTGGTCGGCGAAGAACTCGGTTTAATCGGGGTGCTCGTGATCGCTTCGATGTTTTTCCTGCTGGTCTGGCGGAGTATTCGCGTGGCTCTTGGCGCGGAAGACACCTTCGGCAGATTTCTCGCTTTTGGCATCGCAGTGCTGCTTGGAATAGAGGCCTTTGTGAACATGGGTGTCGTTACCGGGATGTTGCCGACCAAAGGGTTGGCGCTCCCATTCATCAGTTACGGCGGCAGTTCTCTGCTTATTACCCTCTTTGCCATGGGAATATTGCTTAATATCTCGACGAGGATGAGGGGAACGCCATGA